Proteins found in one Triticum aestivum cultivar Chinese Spring chromosome 4D, IWGSC CS RefSeq v2.1, whole genome shotgun sequence genomic segment:
- the LOC123096067 gene encoding iron-sulfur protein NUBPL isoform X2 — MLRIASRSGLLGGRRCYSAAAKGGLSISGVSDIIAVASGKGGVGKSTTAVNIAVALAKEFKLKVGLLDADIYGPSIPTMMHLHEKPEVMSALEKMTRGVAWGNLDVLVVDMPPGTGDAQLSMSQRLRLSGALIVSTPQDIALIDARRGANMFRKVQVPILGLVENMSCFKCPKCGEKSYIFGEGGAQRTAEDMDMKFLGEIPLEIDIRTGSDEGKPIVISSPDSASAQAYLRVAEKVTQRLKELAVERLMGPEISL, encoded by the exons ATGCTCCGGATTGCCTCTCGCTCG GGTTTGCTTGGTGGCAGGAGATGCTACAGCGCCGCCGCGAAGGGCGGCCTCTCAATCAGTGGCGTAAGTGACATCATTGCTGTCGCTTCAGGGAAAGGCGGCGTCGGCAAGTCCACCACTGCAG TTAACATTGCTGTAGCACTTGCGAAGGAGTTTAAGCTCAAGGTTGGTTTGCTAGATGCTGACATATATGGACCATCCATTCCCACAATGATGCATCTGCATGAAAAGCCTGAA GTAATGAGTGCTCTTGAGAAGATGACAAGGGGAGTAGCCTGGGGTAATCTAGATGTTCTTGTTGTTGACATGCCCCCCGGCACTGGTGATGCTCAACTATCAATGTCCCAAAGGCTTCGGTTATCTG GTGCTTTAATTGTTTCTACTCCTCAAGACATTGCTCTAATTGATGCTAGAAGAGGAGCAAACATGTTTCGTAAAGTCCAAGTTCCT ATTCTAGGCTTAGTAGAGAACATGAGTTGCTTCAAGTGCCCAAAGTGTGGTGAGAAGTCTTACATTTTTGGGGAAGGTGGAGCTCAGAGAACTGCAGAAGACATGGATATGAAGTTTCTGGGCGAG ATACCTCTTGAAATTGACATCCGAACTGGTTCAGACGAAGGcaaaccaattgtgatatcatcaCCCGACTCTGCATCGGCGCAAGCCTACCTGCGTGTTGCTGAGAAGGTGACACAGAGACTCAAGGAGTTAGCCGTGGAGCGACTGATGGGCCCAGAAATTTCACTTTGA
- the LOC123096067 gene encoding iron-sulfur protein NUBPL isoform X1 → MLRIASRSGLLGGRRCYSAAAKGGLSISGVSDIIAVASGKGGVGKSTTAVNIAVALAKEFKLKVGLLDADIYGPSIPTMMHLHEKPEVSEDMRMIPVENHGVRCMSIGFLVDKDAPIVWRGPMVMSALEKMTRGVAWGNLDVLVVDMPPGTGDAQLSMSQRLRLSGALIVSTPQDIALIDARRGANMFRKVQVPILGLVENMSCFKCPKCGEKSYIFGEGGAQRTAEDMDMKFLGEIPLEIDIRTGSDEGKPIVISSPDSASAQAYLRVAEKVTQRLKELAVERLMGPEISL, encoded by the exons ATGCTCCGGATTGCCTCTCGCTCG GGTTTGCTTGGTGGCAGGAGATGCTACAGCGCCGCCGCGAAGGGCGGCCTCTCAATCAGTGGCGTAAGTGACATCATTGCTGTCGCTTCAGGGAAAGGCGGCGTCGGCAAGTCCACCACTGCAG TTAACATTGCTGTAGCACTTGCGAAGGAGTTTAAGCTCAAGGTTGGTTTGCTAGATGCTGACATATATGGACCATCCATTCCCACAATGATGCATCTGCATGAAAAGCCTGAAGTAAGTGAAG ACATGAGGATGATTCCAGTTGAGAACCATGGAGTGCGATGTATGTCCATCGGATTTCTTGTAGACAAAGATGCACCAATCGTTTGGAGAGGTCCTATG GTAATGAGTGCTCTTGAGAAGATGACAAGGGGAGTAGCCTGGGGTAATCTAGATGTTCTTGTTGTTGACATGCCCCCCGGCACTGGTGATGCTCAACTATCAATGTCCCAAAGGCTTCGGTTATCTG GTGCTTTAATTGTTTCTACTCCTCAAGACATTGCTCTAATTGATGCTAGAAGAGGAGCAAACATGTTTCGTAAAGTCCAAGTTCCT ATTCTAGGCTTAGTAGAGAACATGAGTTGCTTCAAGTGCCCAAAGTGTGGTGAGAAGTCTTACATTTTTGGGGAAGGTGGAGCTCAGAGAACTGCAGAAGACATGGATATGAAGTTTCTGGGCGAG ATACCTCTTGAAATTGACATCCGAACTGGTTCAGACGAAGGcaaaccaattgtgatatcatcaCCCGACTCTGCATCGGCGCAAGCCTACCTGCGTGTTGCTGAGAAGGTGACACAGAGACTCAAGGAGTTAGCCGTGGAGCGACTGATGGGCCCAGAAATTTCACTTTGA